From Pseudokineococcus lusitanus, a single genomic window includes:
- the map gene encoding type I methionyl aminopeptidase: MAVPTTAPRGVLRPGTVSPRRPVPASVPRPEYVGRPEPAPSTEPEVKDAATVERMRVACRLAAQALAEVGRHAVPGATTDDLDAVGHEFLIGHGAYPSTLGYRGFPKSLCTSVNEVVCHGIPDSTVLADGDLVNVDVTAYVVVDGVGVHGDTNATFCVGEVDEESRLLVERTEAATLRGIRAAVAGREINVVGRVVESYARRFGYGVVREYTGHGIGTSFHSGLVVPHYDAAPLHDETIEVGMTFTVEPMLCLGSPDNELWDDGWTVVTTDRRRSAQFEHTVLVTEAGPEILTLP, from the coding sequence ATGGCCGTCCCGACCACCGCGCCGCGCGGCGTGCTGCGACCCGGCACCGTCTCCCCGCGCCGTCCCGTGCCGGCGTCCGTGCCCCGCCCCGAGTACGTCGGCCGCCCGGAGCCCGCGCCGTCCACCGAGCCCGAGGTCAAGGACGCCGCCACCGTCGAGCGGATGCGGGTCGCCTGCCGGCTGGCCGCGCAGGCGCTCGCGGAGGTCGGGCGGCACGCCGTGCCGGGCGCGACCACCGACGACCTCGACGCCGTCGGGCACGAGTTCCTCATCGGCCACGGCGCCTACCCGTCGACGCTCGGCTACCGCGGCTTCCCGAAGTCGTTGTGCACGAGCGTCAACGAGGTGGTGTGCCACGGCATCCCCGACTCGACGGTGCTGGCCGACGGCGACCTCGTCAACGTCGACGTCACGGCGTACGTCGTCGTCGACGGCGTCGGGGTGCACGGCGACACGAACGCCACCTTCTGCGTCGGCGAGGTCGACGAGGAGTCTCGGCTGCTCGTCGAGCGCACCGAGGCGGCGACGCTCCGCGGCATCCGCGCCGCCGTCGCCGGCCGCGAGATCAACGTGGTCGGCCGCGTCGTCGAGTCCTACGCCCGGCGCTTCGGCTACGGGGTCGTGCGCGAGTACACCGGGCACGGCATCGGCACGTCCTTCCACTCCGGCCTCGTGGTGCCCCACTACGACGCCGCCCCGCTGCACGACGAGACCATCGAGGTGGGCATGACCTTCACCGTCGAGCCGATGCTGTGCCTGGGCTCCCCCGACAACGAGCTGTGGGACGACGGGTGGACCGTCGTCACGACCGACCGACGGCGCAGCGCCCAGTTCGAGCACACGGTGCTCGTGACCGAGGCCGGCCCCGAGATCCTCACGCTGCCGTGA
- the ppgK gene encoding polyphosphate--glucose phosphotransferase, which translates to MTATTGHEGLPALSGRALGIDIGGSGIKGAPVDLAAGEFAEDRVREATPQPSTPGAVADVVAGIAARWPEGPLGVTFPAVIKRGVAHTAANVDKAWIGTDVAELLRTLTGRSVHVVNDADAAGVAEARYGAAKGVQGVVVVLTLGTGIGTALLHDGVLVPNTELGHLEVDGHDAETKASDAARDREDLSWKDWAKRLQRYLETVEALLQPDLLVVGGGVSKKSEKFLPLLDLRTPVVPAGLLNSAGIVGAAALAAEAAAAEGASAG; encoded by the coding sequence GTGACCGCCACGACGGGCCACGAGGGCCTCCCCGCGCTGAGCGGCCGGGCGCTCGGCATCGACATCGGCGGCTCGGGCATCAAGGGCGCCCCCGTCGACCTGGCGGCCGGCGAGTTCGCCGAGGACCGCGTGCGGGAGGCGACCCCGCAGCCGTCCACCCCGGGCGCGGTCGCCGACGTCGTCGCCGGCATCGCGGCGCGCTGGCCCGAGGGCCCGCTCGGCGTGACCTTCCCGGCGGTCATCAAGCGCGGGGTCGCGCACACCGCGGCCAACGTCGACAAGGCGTGGATCGGCACCGACGTCGCCGAGCTGCTCCGGACGCTGACCGGCCGCTCGGTGCACGTCGTCAACGACGCCGACGCCGCCGGCGTCGCCGAGGCCCGCTACGGCGCGGCGAAGGGCGTCCAGGGGGTCGTCGTCGTCCTGACGCTCGGCACGGGCATCGGCACGGCGCTGCTCCACGACGGCGTCCTCGTGCCGAACACCGAGCTGGGGCACCTCGAGGTCGACGGCCACGACGCCGAGACGAAGGCCTCCGACGCCGCCCGGGACCGCGAGGACCTGTCCTGGAAGGACTGGGCCAAGCGGCTCCAGCGCTACCTCGAGACGGTCGAGGCGCTCCTGCAGCCGGACCTCCTCGTCGTCGGCGGCGGCGTCAGCAAGAAGAGCGAGAAGTTCCTGCCGCTGCTGGACCTGCGGACGCCGGTGGTGCCCGCCGGCCTGCTCAACTCGGCCGGCATCGTCGGAGCGGCGGCGCTGGCGGCGGAGGCGGCTGCGGCGGAGGGCGCCTCGGCCGGCTGA
- a CDS encoding aldehyde dehydrogenase family protein: MLGGRAVAARGDRTLDVVDPTTGEAAGTLRLAGADEVEAAVAGASAARAAWRRTAPSARAAALRAAAAAVRADADELGALLQRTTGRLLGQARASAEVAAELLEEAAVTGVLDTGRSLGGSVDAVDVVRREPRGVVAVLTPWNDPYPAAAGLLAAALVTGNTVVHKPSERSARAGLELGRRIAEALPEGVLQVLVGDGETGAALVADERVHVVAHVGSTATGRRIAAAAGARGARVLLENGGKDPLVVDAGVDPAWAAQQVATGAFTNTGQLCTAVERVYVHEDVADAVLAELVALADGLRCGDPADPGTGLGPLVDERQRAVVEQHVDAAVAAGARVLAGGARPDGPGSFYPATVLDGCTADMAVMTEETFGPVAAVTRVPSFAEGLALADAGAYGLAATVLTPSTAHALEAAETLEVGTVKVNAVFGGAPGGSADPRRASGQGRGFGPDLLGELTSLKAVHLEAAPPATGSQGA; the protein is encoded by the coding sequence GTGCTCGGCGGACGGGCCGTCGCGGCGCGCGGGGACCGGACGCTCGACGTCGTCGACCCGACGACGGGGGAGGCCGCCGGGACCCTGCGGCTCGCGGGGGCCGACGAGGTCGAGGCCGCCGTGGCCGGTGCGTCGGCCGCCCGCGCCGCCTGGCGCCGGACCGCGCCGTCGGCCCGTGCCGCCGCGCTGCGGGCCGCGGCCGCGGCCGTCCGGGCCGACGCCGACGAGCTGGGGGCGCTGCTGCAGCGCACCACCGGTCGCCTGCTCGGCCAGGCCCGGGCGTCGGCGGAGGTGGCGGCGGAGCTGCTCGAGGAGGCCGCCGTCACCGGCGTCCTCGACACCGGCCGCTCCCTCGGCGGGTCCGTCGACGCGGTCGACGTCGTCCGCCGGGAGCCGCGGGGCGTCGTCGCCGTCCTGACCCCGTGGAACGACCCCTACCCGGCGGCCGCGGGCCTGCTGGCGGCGGCGCTCGTCACCGGCAACACGGTCGTGCACAAGCCGTCCGAGCGCTCCGCCAGGGCGGGTCTCGAGCTGGGCCGGCGCATCGCCGAGGCGCTGCCGGAGGGCGTGCTGCAGGTGCTCGTCGGGGACGGGGAGACCGGCGCGGCCCTCGTGGCCGACGAGCGCGTCCACGTCGTCGCGCACGTGGGGAGCACCGCGACGGGTCGTCGGATCGCCGCGGCGGCCGGGGCCCGCGGGGCCCGCGTCCTCCTCGAGAACGGCGGCAAGGACCCGCTCGTCGTCGACGCGGGCGTCGACCCCGCGTGGGCGGCGCAGCAGGTCGCCACCGGTGCCTTCACCAACACCGGTCAGCTGTGCACCGCGGTCGAGCGGGTCTACGTCCACGAGGACGTCGCCGACGCCGTCCTCGCCGAGCTCGTCGCGCTCGCCGACGGCCTGCGCTGCGGCGACCCGGCCGACCCGGGCACCGGTCTCGGCCCGCTCGTCGACGAGCGGCAGCGCGCCGTCGTCGAGCAGCACGTGGACGCGGCGGTGGCCGCCGGCGCACGGGTCCTCGCGGGCGGGGCGCGGCCGGACGGGCCGGGCTCCTTCTACCCGGCGACCGTGCTCGACGGCTGCACGGCCGACATGGCGGTCATGACGGAGGAGACCTTCGGGCCCGTGGCCGCCGTGACGCGCGTGCCCTCCTTCGCCGAGGGCCTCGCGCTGGCCGACGCGGGGGCGTACGGCCTCGCGGCGACGGTGCTGACGCCCAGCACGGCGCACGCCCTCGAGGCCGCGGAGACGCTGGAGGTGGGGACGGTCAAGGTGAACGCCGTCTTCGGCGGGGCGCCCGGGGGCTCGGCCGACCCGCGCCGGGCCAGCGGGCAGGGGAGGGGCTTCGGCCCGGACCTGCTCGGGGAGCTGACGTCGCTCAAGGCCGTCCACCTCGAGGCGGCGCCGCCGGCGACGGGGTCGCAGGGCGCCTGA
- a CDS encoding carbamoyltransferase encodes MRVLGVNAVFHDPAAALVVDGRVVAAAEEERFSRRKHGKRPVPFSAWELPEHAMRWCLEEAGLTPADLDAVAYSYDASFCRPAEEMGLQDPWDHLRTTYAEKAAGFLATALPGLDRDKVVMVRHHVAHAASAGLAVAGDSSVLVLDGRGERGSHLAGRYVGGRLETLVTTDLPDSVGLVYESLTDHLGFLRSSDEFKVMALASYGEPRFADALRPSLHATGDGSFVAREPDWERFAPRRVDDGTWGGAHADLAASVQLLVEELLVDLATWLHGQTGDRVLTMAGGIALNCVANSRVWRESPFEEVWVQPASGDSGTALGAALQVTADAGVAVEPMPGADLGRSWSDEELAAWLRTARVPFTTPDDLAGEVADVLAADGVVAWFDGRAEFGPRALGRRSLMAHPGKAENLERLNDVKGREQFRPVAPMVLADRAEEIFADGPFPSPYMLFVHRVRDEWKERLPTVTHVDGTARIQTVDAGRTPRVAALLEAFAERTGLPVVVNTSLNTAGRPMVDDPRDALELFGSAPVDVLVLGPHLVRRADAFSAA; translated from the coding sequence ATGCGCGTCCTCGGCGTCAACGCCGTCTTCCACGACCCCGCCGCCGCCCTCGTCGTCGACGGCCGCGTCGTCGCCGCCGCCGAGGAGGAGCGCTTCTCCCGGCGCAAGCACGGCAAGCGGCCCGTCCCCTTCTCGGCGTGGGAGCTCCCCGAGCACGCCATGCGCTGGTGCCTCGAGGAGGCCGGGCTCACGCCCGCCGACCTCGACGCCGTCGCGTACTCCTACGACGCCTCCTTCTGCCGCCCGGCGGAGGAGATGGGGCTGCAGGACCCGTGGGACCACCTGCGCACCACGTACGCCGAGAAGGCCGCCGGCTTCCTCGCGACGGCGCTGCCGGGCCTGGACCGCGACAAGGTCGTCATGGTCCGCCACCACGTGGCCCACGCCGCCTCCGCCGGCCTCGCCGTCGCGGGCGACTCGAGCGTCCTCGTGCTCGACGGGCGCGGCGAGCGCGGCTCCCACCTGGCGGGCCGGTACGTCGGCGGCCGCCTCGAGACGCTCGTGACGACCGACCTGCCCGACTCGGTGGGCCTCGTCTACGAGTCGCTCACGGACCACCTCGGCTTCCTCCGCTCGAGCGACGAGTTCAAGGTCATGGCCCTCGCCTCCTACGGCGAGCCGCGCTTCGCCGACGCGCTGCGGCCCTCGCTGCACGCGACGGGCGACGGCTCCTTCGTCGCCCGCGAGCCCGACTGGGAGCGCTTCGCGCCGCGGCGGGTCGACGACGGCACGTGGGGGGGCGCCCACGCCGACCTCGCCGCGTCGGTCCAGCTGCTCGTCGAGGAGCTGCTCGTCGACCTCGCCACGTGGCTGCACGGGCAGACGGGCGACCGGGTCCTCACGATGGCCGGCGGCATCGCCCTCAACTGCGTCGCCAACAGCCGGGTGTGGCGCGAGTCGCCCTTCGAGGAGGTCTGGGTCCAGCCCGCCTCCGGCGACTCCGGGACCGCCCTGGGCGCGGCCCTGCAGGTCACCGCGGACGCCGGCGTGGCCGTCGAGCCCATGCCGGGCGCCGACCTCGGCCGCTCCTGGTCCGACGAGGAGCTGGCGGCCTGGCTGCGGACGGCGCGCGTCCCCTTCACGACGCCGGACGACCTCGCGGGCGAGGTGGCCGACGTCCTCGCCGCCGACGGGGTCGTCGCGTGGTTCGACGGCCGGGCCGAGTTCGGCCCCCGCGCCCTCGGCCGCCGCTCGCTCATGGCGCACCCCGGCAAGGCGGAGAACCTCGAGCGCCTCAACGACGTCAAGGGGCGCGAGCAGTTCCGCCCCGTCGCGCCGATGGTCCTCGCCGACCGGGCCGAGGAGATCTTCGCCGACGGGCCGTTCCCGAGCCCGTACATGCTCTTCGTCCACCGCGTGCGCGACGAGTGGAAGGAGCGGCTGCCCACCGTCACCCACGTCGACGGGACGGCCCGCATCCAGACGGTCGACGCGGGGCGGACCCCCCGCGTGGCCGCGCTGCTGGAGGCCTTCGCCGAGCGCACCGGCCTGCCCGTCGTCGTCAACACGAGCCTCAACACCGCCGGCCGCCCCATGGTCGACGACCCGCGCGACGCCCTCGAGCTGTTCGGCTCGGCCCCCGTGGACGTGCTCGTGCTCGGCCCCCACCTCGTGCGTCGCGCGGACGCCTTCTCCGCCGCGTGA
- a CDS encoding HAD-IIIA family hydrolase, protein MTTAPPAGAGTPAAVVHDVVVPSIGRPSLLALLRSLAAQEGPAPAEVVVVDDRRDVTEDGALEAELLDALGGGGALPWRLRVVRSRGGGPAAARNLGWQVTASPWVAFLDDDVLLPAGWSRGLAADLAAAGPDVGGSQGRLDVPLPAGRRPTDWERGTKGLETAAWATADMAYRRAALEAVAGFDERFPRAYREDADVALRVRRAGWRLVRGSRTTTHPVRPADPWVSLRVQAGNRDDATMRALHGPRWREVAEVPRGRLRWHVATCAAAALGLAGAVAGRPRLAAAGVAGWAALTADFARRRIAPGPRTAAEVRAMLATSVAIPPAALRHRLVGTRRVRGGLPSWPPPVEAVLFDRDGTLVHDVPYNGDPALVAPVDGAAEVVAALRRAGVLVGVVSNQSGVARGLLTRAQVDAVNAAVDRAVGPFATWQVCPHGPEDGCRCRKPGPGMVEAAAAALGVPPAACAVVGDIGADVGAARAAGARSVLVPTPVTRRREVEDAPLVADDLAGAVRLLLPGVL, encoded by the coding sequence GTGACGACGGCGCCCCCGGCGGGCGCCGGCACGCCGGCGGCCGTCGTCCACGACGTCGTCGTCCCGAGCATCGGGCGGCCCAGCCTGCTGGCCCTCCTGCGCAGCCTCGCCGCGCAGGAGGGGCCGGCCCCGGCCGAGGTGGTCGTCGTCGACGACCGGCGCGACGTGACCGAGGACGGCGCCCTCGAGGCCGAGCTGCTGGACGCCCTCGGCGGCGGCGGCGCCCTGCCGTGGCGGCTGCGGGTCGTCCGCAGCCGCGGCGGCGGGCCCGCGGCCGCCCGCAACCTCGGCTGGCAGGTCACCGCCTCGCCGTGGGTGGCCTTCCTCGACGACGACGTGCTGCTGCCGGCCGGCTGGTCCCGCGGGCTGGCCGCCGACCTCGCCGCGGCGGGCCCGGACGTGGGCGGCAGCCAGGGCCGCCTCGACGTCCCCCTGCCCGCGGGCCGTCGCCCCACCGACTGGGAGCGCGGCACCAAGGGCCTCGAGACCGCCGCCTGGGCCACCGCCGACATGGCCTACCGCCGCGCCGCCCTCGAGGCCGTCGCCGGCTTCGACGAGCGCTTCCCGCGGGCCTACCGCGAGGACGCCGACGTCGCGCTGCGGGTCCGCCGCGCCGGGTGGCGGCTCGTGCGGGGCAGCCGCACGACGACGCACCCGGTGCGCCCGGCCGACCCCTGGGTGAGCCTGCGCGTCCAGGCGGGCAACCGCGACGACGCGACGATGCGGGCGCTGCACGGCCCGCGGTGGCGCGAGGTGGCCGAGGTCCCGCGCGGCCGCCTCCGGTGGCACGTGGCCACCTGCGCGGCAGCGGCTCTCGGGCTGGCCGGTGCCGTCGCCGGCCGACCGCGCCTCGCGGCCGCCGGCGTCGCGGGCTGGGCCGCCCTCACGGCCGACTTCGCCCGTCGCCGCATCGCCCCCGGGCCCCGGACCGCGGCCGAGGTGCGCGCCATGCTCGCCACGAGCGTGGCCATCCCGCCGGCCGCGCTCCGGCACCGCCTCGTCGGGACCCGCCGCGTGCGCGGCGGGCTGCCGTCCTGGCCGCCGCCCGTCGAGGCGGTGCTCTTCGACCGCGACGGCACGCTCGTCCACGACGTGCCCTACAACGGCGACCCCGCGCTCGTGGCCCCGGTCGACGGCGCCGCGGAGGTCGTCGCCGCGCTGCGGCGCGCGGGCGTGCTCGTCGGCGTCGTCTCCAACCAGTCGGGCGTCGCGCGCGGCCTGCTCACCCGCGCCCAGGTGGACGCCGTCAACGCGGCCGTGGACCGCGCCGTCGGGCCCTTCGCCACGTGGCAGGTCTGCCCGCACGGCCCGGAGGACGGCTGCCGCTGCCGCAAGCCCGGGCCGGGCATGGTCGAGGCCGCCGCCGCGGCGCTCGGCGTCCCGCCGGCGGCGTGCGCGGTCGTCGGGGACATCGGTGCCGACGTCGGCGCCGCCCGCGCCGCCGGCGCCCGCTCCGTCCTCGTCCCCACCCCGGTCACCCGTCGCCGCGAGGTCGAGGACGCGCCGCTCGTCGCCGACGACCTGGCCGGGGCGGTGCGCCTGCTGCTGCCCGGGGTCCTGTGA
- a CDS encoding glycosyltransferase family 9 protein, which yields MTAPAAPRGRVLAVRLDSDGDVLLTGPAVRALGTGADGRPREVDLLVSPDGRGAAALLPGVAQVHVVRVPWSGYRPPPLDLAAVEELLAWLRGRAHEEVVVVTSFHQSPLPMALLARMAGAPRVVGTSEDYPGSLLDVRHRRGGGADGSGGGHEVLAALDLVAATGRAVDADDPATTRLAVRDDLVDAAAAALPADLAALEAPEGRRRLVVVHPGASVPARAPSPAVAGEAVAALVADGWDVVVTGSPGERALVADVVAHAADAPAPAAGRAGAATGRLVDAAGRTDLAGLAALLRAARAVVVGNTGPAHLAAAVGTPVVSLFSPVVPAERWAPWGVPVALLGDQAAPCALSRARECPVEGHPCLALRGGTVVEALRSVVGAAP from the coding sequence GTGACGGCCCCCGCGGCGCCGCGCGGCCGGGTGCTCGCCGTCCGGCTCGACAGCGACGGCGACGTCCTGCTCACGGGTCCCGCCGTCCGCGCGCTCGGGACGGGCGCCGACGGGCGGCCGCGCGAGGTGGACCTGCTCGTCTCGCCCGACGGCCGCGGCGCGGCGGCGCTGCTGCCCGGGGTGGCGCAGGTGCACGTCGTCCGCGTGCCCTGGAGCGGGTACCGCCCCCCGCCGCTCGACCTCGCCGCGGTCGAGGAGCTGCTGGCCTGGCTGCGCGGGCGCGCGCACGAGGAGGTCGTCGTCGTGACGTCCTTCCACCAGAGCCCCCTGCCGATGGCCCTGCTCGCCCGGATGGCCGGCGCGCCGCGCGTCGTCGGGACGAGCGAGGACTACCCGGGCTCGCTGCTCGACGTGCGGCACCGCCGCGGCGGCGGCGCGGACGGCAGCGGCGGCGGGCACGAGGTGCTCGCCGCGCTGGACCTCGTGGCCGCCACCGGCCGCGCGGTGGACGCCGACGACCCCGCGACCACGCGGCTCGCGGTCCGCGACGACCTCGTCGACGCCGCGGCCGCCGCGCTGCCGGCCGACCTCGCCGCGCTCGAGGCGCCGGAGGGGCGGCGGCGGCTCGTCGTCGTCCACCCGGGCGCCTCGGTCCCCGCCCGCGCGCCGTCGCCCGCGGTGGCCGGCGAGGCCGTCGCGGCCCTCGTCGCCGACGGGTGGGACGTCGTCGTCACGGGCTCGCCGGGCGAGCGGGCGCTCGTCGCCGACGTCGTCGCGCACGCGGCCGACGCCCCGGCACCCGCTGCGGGTCGGGCCGGCGCGGCGACCGGCCGGCTCGTCGACGCGGCCGGCCGCACCGACCTCGCCGGGCTCGCGGCGCTCCTGCGGGCCGCGCGCGCCGTCGTCGTCGGCAACACCGGCCCGGCCCACCTCGCCGCGGCCGTGGGGACGCCGGTCGTGTCCCTCTTCTCCCCCGTCGTGCCCGCCGAGCGCTGGGCGCCCTGGGGCGTGCCGGTGGCGCTGCTGGGCGACCAGGCGGCGCCGTGCGCCCTCTCGCGGGCCCGCGAGTGCCCGGTCGAGGGCCACCCCTGCCTCGCGCTGCGCGGTGGCACGGTCGTGGAGGCCCTACGGTCTGTGGTCGGCGCGGCCCCGTGA
- a CDS encoding glycosyltransferase — protein MRVLLWHVHGSWTTSFVQGDHTYLLPVLPDRGPDGRGRARTWDWPAAALEVTPEQLAADPPDVVVLQRAHEADLLLAWTGLRAGVDVPVVHLEHDAPTQHAARSRQRAADGPDLVVHVTAYNALMWDNGSAPTTVVEHAVVDPGPLATGTRESLGVVVNEPVRRERVAGTDVVLDLARDLPVEVYGMGMPALAALAAERGVPVGGGAGPAGLLGLHDDVPQAAMHARLGEHRAYLHPYRWTSLGLALVEAMTIGLPVLAVASTAAADAVPPAGGVVSADPRVLADAARRWLVDPAAAREAGAAAREHALSRFGLARFLADWDEVLDAVVAGDLPRAVRRRTGVAA, from the coding sequence ATGAGGGTCCTGCTGTGGCACGTGCACGGCTCCTGGACGACGTCGTTCGTCCAGGGCGACCACACGTACCTGCTGCCCGTCCTGCCCGACCGCGGGCCGGACGGCCGCGGGCGCGCGCGCACGTGGGACTGGCCGGCTGCCGCGCTCGAGGTCACGCCCGAGCAGCTCGCGGCGGACCCGCCGGACGTCGTCGTCCTCCAGCGCGCGCACGAGGCCGACCTGCTCCTCGCCTGGACCGGCCTGCGCGCCGGCGTCGACGTGCCCGTCGTGCACCTCGAGCACGACGCCCCCACGCAGCACGCCGCCCGCAGCCGCCAGCGCGCGGCCGACGGGCCGGACCTCGTCGTCCACGTCACCGCCTACAACGCGCTCATGTGGGACAACGGGTCGGCGCCGACGACGGTCGTCGAGCACGCCGTCGTCGACCCGGGGCCGCTGGCCACGGGCACGCGGGAGAGCCTCGGCGTCGTCGTCAACGAGCCGGTGCGGCGCGAGCGCGTGGCGGGCACGGACGTCGTCCTCGACCTGGCCCGCGACCTGCCCGTCGAGGTCTACGGCATGGGCATGCCCGCGCTGGCCGCGCTGGCCGCCGAGCGGGGGGTCCCCGTCGGCGGCGGGGCCGGCCCCGCGGGGCTGCTGGGCCTGCACGACGACGTCCCCCAGGCCGCCATGCACGCCCGGCTCGGCGAGCACCGCGCCTACCTCCACCCGTACCGGTGGACGAGCCTGGGGCTCGCCCTGGTCGAGGCCATGACCATCGGCCTGCCGGTCCTCGCCGTCGCGAGCACCGCGGCGGCCGACGCGGTCCCGCCCGCCGGCGGGGTCGTCTCGGCGGACCCCCGCGTGCTCGCCGACGCCGCCCGCCGCTGGCTCGTCGACCCGGCCGCGGCCCGCGAGGCCGGCGCCGCCGCCCGCGAGCACGCGCTGTCCCGGTTCGGGCTGGCCCGGTTCCTCGCCGACTGGGACGAGGTCCTCGACGCCGTCGTCGCCGGCGACCTGCCCCGCGCCGTCCGCCGCCGCACGGGGGTCGCCGCGTGA
- a CDS encoding glycosyltransferase has protein sequence MRVAMVSEHASPLAALGGVDAGGQNVHVAHLATALAARGHEVTVYTRRDAVDLPERVRLADGVDVVHVDAGPPTEVPKDALLPHMEAFGRELAAHLLEHPADLLHAHFWMSGVAARQAARSVGLPLVITFHALGSVKRRHQGADDTSPPSRVAVEAGLVADVDAVLATCTDEVRELVGSEGRDGLGADGAAVHVVPCGVDVARFTPEGPVGGPPRRMPHRVVVVGRLVERKGVEDVVRALALAPGSALGRTELVVAGGPPADHLAIDAEAQRLLAVAEEVGVADRVHLLGRADHGDLPALLRSADVVVAAPWYEPFGIVPLEAMACGRPVVGSAVGGLLDTVEDGVTGVLVPPRDPVALAAALAPLLDDPARRQAWGRAARERAVAHYGWPEVAARTEDVYAGVLARTRLEAL, from the coding sequence GTGAGGGTGGCGATGGTCTCGGAGCACGCGAGCCCGCTCGCCGCGCTCGGCGGCGTCGACGCCGGCGGGCAGAACGTCCACGTCGCCCACCTGGCGACGGCGCTGGCCGCCCGCGGCCACGAGGTCACCGTCTACACGCGGCGCGACGCGGTCGACCTGCCCGAGCGGGTGCGGCTGGCCGACGGCGTGGACGTCGTCCACGTCGACGCCGGCCCGCCGACCGAGGTGCCCAAGGACGCGCTGCTGCCGCACATGGAGGCCTTCGGGCGGGAGCTCGCCGCCCACCTCCTCGAGCACCCGGCGGACCTCCTCCACGCGCACTTCTGGATGAGCGGCGTCGCCGCGCGCCAGGCCGCCCGCTCCGTCGGTCTCCCGCTCGTCATCACCTTCCACGCCCTCGGCTCGGTCAAGCGGCGTCACCAGGGCGCGGACGACACGAGCCCGCCCTCGCGCGTGGCGGTCGAGGCCGGCCTCGTGGCCGACGTCGACGCCGTCCTGGCCACGTGCACCGACGAGGTGCGCGAGCTGGTGGGCTCCGAGGGCCGCGACGGGCTCGGCGCCGACGGGGCGGCCGTGCACGTCGTGCCCTGCGGCGTGGACGTCGCCCGCTTCACGCCCGAGGGCCCGGTGGGCGGTCCGCCGCGGCGGATGCCGCACCGCGTCGTCGTCGTCGGGCGCCTCGTCGAGCGCAAGGGCGTCGAGGACGTCGTGCGCGCCCTCGCGCTGGCGCCCGGCTCGGCGCTCGGCCGCACCGAGCTGGTCGTCGCGGGCGGGCCGCCCGCCGACCACCTGGCCATCGACGCCGAGGCGCAGCGGCTGCTCGCCGTCGCCGAGGAGGTCGGCGTGGCCGACCGGGTCCACCTGCTCGGCCGGGCCGACCACGGCGACCTGCCGGCGCTGCTGCGCAGCGCGGACGTCGTCGTCGCCGCCCCCTGGTACGAGCCCTTCGGCATCGTCCCGCTCGAGGCGATGGCCTGCGGCCGTCCCGTCGTCGGGTCGGCCGTCGGCGGGCTGCTCGACACGGTCGAGGACGGGGTGACGGGGGTCCTCGTGCCCCCGCGCGACCCCGTCGCCCTGGCCGCGGCCCTGGCCCCGCTGCTCGACGACCCGGCGCGCCGGCAGGCCTGGGGCCGTGCCGCCCGGGAGCGCGCCGTCGCCCACTACGGCTGGCCCGAGGTGGCCGCCCGCACCGAGGACGTCTACGCGGGCGTCCTCGCCCGCACGAGGCTGGAGGCCCTGTGA